The following coding sequences lie in one Rhodohalobacter barkolensis genomic window:
- a CDS encoding nuclear transport factor 2 family protein: MDYPVQQQFEAFNNRDIDAFMESYAPKITVENGSGEEMMSGSEEIRTFYSSVFKNSPNLHCEIVNRTSVGDWVFDEEKIQGLNAEGFPEEAHAVVAYLVDDGQITFVRMYT, translated from the coding sequence ATGGACTATCCGGTTCAGCAACAGTTTGAAGCCTTTAATAACAGAGATATAGACGCTTTCATGGAATCCTACGCGCCTAAAATAACGGTTGAAAATGGCAGCGGCGAGGAGATGATGAGTGGAAGTGAAGAAATTCGGACGTTCTACAGCAGCGTATTTAAAAACAGTCCTAATCTTCACTGTGAAATCGTCAACCGGACATCTGTCGGAGACTGGGTATTTGATGAAGAGAAAATTCAGGGACTTAATGCTGAAGGATTTCCCGAAGAGGCGCATGCAGTGGTCGCATACTTAGTAGATGACGGACAAATTACGTTCGTACGGATGTATACCTAA
- a CDS encoding amidohydrolase family protein — MESSDIKAKKSRLFIKPESVGNVTGYLLIILLTAFCYSSAAVAQPTLVIENGRVIIGNGTVLEQASVVVAGDSIYSVTQKPIEAPDARRIDASGKTVLPGLIDAHVHLTIPPEGRDSAAVARHLKENVPDILRNFLEHGITTVRSTGSYWPSGGELRDRIADGELEGPRIMTSGPVFTADGGHPATTICEGKFSRVNITGQDSYCSDHLAEVVSGPKEARKNVRRLTEEGVDFIKLVSDSINPPVQIDEEIVEAIVEESHREGVRVEGHVYEAEQMESYAKMGMDGFAHLVHPATIPEGQMDRFANFLANERTPVTTTLSSILLFAEGGTNPKDIEAVLKGESSARKVIESGAWEATAFAEAGVPVVVGSDWWSGLNVSHPAVQPGAVTITEMKMLRWGGLSREAIIKAATVNAANALEMGDEIGTLEEGKLADLIVVDGNPLEDLSVLENMEMVIQGGEIVISNLEY, encoded by the coding sequence ATGGAATCATCAGATATAAAGGCGAAAAAAAGTAGATTATTCATTAAACCAGAGTCAGTAGGTAACGTTACAGGATACCTGCTGATTATTCTTCTCACAGCGTTTTGTTATTCCTCAGCCGCGGTTGCCCAGCCCACACTTGTGATCGAAAACGGACGCGTGATCATTGGTAACGGAACGGTTTTGGAACAAGCATCGGTAGTCGTTGCCGGCGATAGTATCTATTCGGTAACCCAGAAGCCGATTGAAGCTCCTGATGCACGCCGCATTGACGCTTCCGGGAAGACCGTGCTTCCAGGCCTCATCGACGCCCATGTTCACCTTACTATTCCCCCGGAAGGGCGAGATTCGGCTGCTGTTGCCCGGCACCTTAAGGAAAACGTCCCCGATATTCTTCGGAATTTTCTTGAGCATGGGATAACCACCGTCCGCTCGACAGGAAGCTACTGGCCATCGGGAGGCGAGCTTCGAGACCGGATCGCCGATGGTGAGCTCGAAGGGCCGCGTATAATGACCTCGGGGCCCGTGTTTACGGCCGATGGTGGTCATCCCGCTACGACCATCTGCGAGGGCAAGTTCTCCAGAGTTAATATAACCGGCCAAGATTCTTACTGCAGCGACCATCTCGCCGAAGTGGTAAGCGGGCCCAAAGAGGCACGGAAGAACGTGCGCCGATTGACTGAGGAGGGGGTCGATTTTATTAAACTCGTCTCCGATAGCATCAACCCCCCTGTTCAGATTGATGAGGAGATCGTTGAGGCTATCGTGGAGGAATCCCATCGGGAAGGAGTAAGGGTGGAGGGACACGTGTATGAAGCCGAACAGATGGAAAGCTACGCCAAAATGGGCATGGATGGGTTTGCTCATCTGGTACATCCGGCCACTATCCCCGAAGGGCAGATGGATCGCTTTGCCAATTTTTTAGCAAACGAACGTACACCGGTAACGACAACGCTGTCATCAATCCTCCTGTTCGCTGAGGGCGGTACAAATCCTAAGGATATTGAAGCCGTGCTCAAAGGCGAATCTTCTGCTCGCAAAGTAATCGAATCGGGAGCCTGGGAGGCGACTGCCTTCGCCGAGGCCGGGGTTCCGGTTGTGGTTGGGTCGGACTGGTGGAGCGGACTCAACGTGAGCCATCCCGCCGTTCAGCCCGGCGCGGTGACAATCACAGAAATGAAAATGCTCCGATGGGGCGGACTTTCCCGAGAAGCAATCATCAAAGCCGCCACCGTTAATGCAGCCAATGCATTGGAGATGGGTGATGAAATAGGAACTCTTGAAGAAGGTAAACTTGCCGATCTGATTGTGGTGGATGGGAATCCACTTGAGGATCTTTCAGTGTTGGAAAATATGGAGATGGTTATACAAGGAGGAGAAATAGTTATATCTAATCTTGAATATTAA
- a CDS encoding methyltransferase — MSNAKQQTADELLKQITGHWAGQIAHAGVKLGVFEALADAPRSADAVAETLELDPENTYRLLRALGTLDFLQERSEGTFEITEKGALLSSEHPQSFRSAVLLEHGYEFPAWTHLPKLVRTGQADGFKEEYGHSGYEYTEIDPEYAEVFDQAMTSNSEMEAAAVLDVLDNGDTLTGVSHLCDVGGGRGYLLSRLLQEHANLTGEVLDLLSAVKEAGAVPEKMGVADRITFTGGDMFESVPQADGYIMKHNLHAWSDEECIQILQNIQAAAPKGAPVLSAEYVVTDSSTDFTKLYDIKIMVATGGRQRTLEEYDALFSRAGMKLAAHHEADDQLISVVEGRTA, encoded by the coding sequence ATGAGTAACGCAAAGCAACAGACAGCGGATGAACTTTTAAAACAAATCACCGGCCACTGGGCCGGTCAAATCGCGCATGCGGGTGTTAAGCTGGGCGTCTTCGAGGCACTTGCTGATGCACCTCGTTCGGCTGATGCCGTGGCCGAAACGCTGGAGCTCGATCCCGAGAACACCTACCGCCTCCTACGCGCCCTCGGGACGCTGGACTTTCTTCAGGAACGCTCCGAAGGTACCTTCGAGATTACCGAGAAAGGCGCCCTGTTGAGCAGTGAGCATCCTCAAAGCTTTCGGAGCGCAGTTCTTCTAGAACATGGATACGAATTCCCCGCCTGGACCCATCTTCCTAAACTAGTGCGAACTGGACAAGCGGATGGCTTCAAAGAGGAGTATGGGCACTCCGGCTACGAGTACACGGAAATCGATCCGGAGTATGCTGAGGTATTCGACCAGGCCATGACCAGCAATTCCGAGATGGAGGCTGCAGCCGTACTCGACGTGCTCGACAACGGCGACACGCTCACAGGGGTCAGTCATCTCTGTGACGTAGGTGGCGGGCGCGGTTATCTGCTCAGTCGCCTGCTCCAAGAGCATGCTAACCTTACCGGCGAGGTGCTCGACCTGCTCTCTGCCGTGAAGGAGGCCGGTGCGGTGCCGGAAAAAATGGGCGTGGCTGATCGAATCACCTTCACGGGAGGCGACATGTTCGAGAGTGTACCCCAGGCGGACGGTTACATTATGAAGCACAACCTGCATGCATGGAGCGATGAAGAGTGTATTCAGATATTACAGAACATTCAGGCCGCAGCACCGAAAGGAGCCCCGGTACTGAGCGCTGAGTATGTGGTAACCGATTCATCGACAGACTTCACAAAGCTCTACGACATCAAGATTATGGTGGCGACCGGCGGACGGCAGCGCACCCTCGAAGAGTACGACGCGCTTTTTTCGCGTGCCGGAATGAAGCTGGCAGCTCATCACGAAGCAGATGATCAACTGATAAGCGTGGTGGAGGGGCGTACGGCCTGA
- a CDS encoding phage tail sheath family protein yields the protein MEKNTFFQSIWGFIKGTFIQSLKWILPNRSKEDNPNNEAPGVYTEEAADPPQAIEEVETAIPVFIGYTETKVNTPVKITSFNGYIEKFGGGTHHFGTIEIDPTGNIHLPDLKPIPDYRLFYSVKMFFANGGGKCWIISAGTYTGTVNNEDLLNGLKLLKPEDEPTLLVFPDVNSPLNSGRYEEVYNEALDHCSDNLRFLICDVEMVQDANDTIGKSASEFRNKIGSNNLKFGAAYFPDLKTTLSYDFSEDDIVIVKDGNQYVLRHSDETVQAEPDKESESFFHVVDSPGKNTYQTIKKKLNSIQLELPPSGAVAGIYVRVDYSRGVWKAPANVSLNGVTSPTVRIDDHSQSLLNVHSSGKSINAIRSFEGRGIMVWGARTLAGNDNEWRYVPVRRFFNMVEESAKNATERFVSEPNNSTTWSKIKTMLENYLYTLWKSGAMAGAKPDEAYFVKLGLGETMTARQIEEGQMIIVIGIAAVRPAEFTILQYSHKMLEA from the coding sequence ATGGAGAAAAATACGTTTTTTCAGAGTATATGGGGTTTTATCAAGGGAACCTTCATTCAGTCGTTGAAATGGATTCTGCCAAACCGTTCAAAAGAGGATAATCCTAATAATGAGGCTCCGGGTGTTTATACAGAAGAAGCAGCCGACCCTCCACAAGCTATTGAAGAGGTAGAAACAGCCATTCCGGTATTTATCGGCTACACAGAAACCAAGGTTAATACTCCGGTTAAGATCACTTCTTTCAATGGATACATTGAAAAATTTGGCGGAGGAACACATCACTTTGGAACGATTGAGATTGATCCGACCGGGAATATTCATCTGCCTGACCTTAAGCCCATACCTGATTACAGGCTGTTCTATTCAGTAAAGATGTTTTTTGCCAATGGCGGTGGAAAGTGCTGGATTATTTCGGCTGGAACGTACACCGGCACGGTAAATAACGAAGATCTTCTGAACGGATTAAAGCTTTTAAAGCCGGAGGATGAACCCACACTGCTTGTCTTTCCGGATGTGAACAGTCCGCTGAATTCCGGAAGGTATGAGGAGGTCTACAACGAAGCACTGGACCACTGTTCAGACAATCTTCGTTTTTTGATTTGCGATGTTGAGATGGTACAGGATGCAAATGACACAATTGGAAAGTCCGCATCAGAGTTCAGGAATAAAATTGGAAGCAATAATCTAAAGTTTGGGGCCGCCTATTTCCCGGATCTGAAAACAACGTTGTCCTACGATTTTTCAGAAGATGATATTGTGATAGTAAAAGACGGGAATCAATATGTATTGCGACATTCTGATGAAACAGTACAGGCTGAACCGGATAAGGAAAGCGAGTCGTTCTTTCATGTTGTTGATAGTCCGGGCAAAAACACCTATCAAACCATCAAAAAAAAGCTCAATTCGATACAGCTGGAACTGCCGCCCTCCGGAGCTGTGGCGGGTATTTATGTCAGGGTGGATTATAGCAGAGGCGTCTGGAAAGCACCGGCCAATGTTTCTCTTAATGGTGTTACATCTCCCACCGTTAGAATTGATGATCATAGTCAGAGCCTATTGAACGTGCACAGTTCGGGTAAATCGATCAATGCCATAAGGAGTTTTGAGGGACGGGGAATTATGGTATGGGGTGCCCGCACGCTTGCCGGTAACGACAATGAGTGGCGGTATGTTCCGGTACGCCGCTTTTTCAACATGGTGGAAGAGTCGGCCAAAAATGCGACGGAACGGTTTGTATCTGAACCCAACAATTCGACTACATGGTCAAAAATAAAAACCATGCTTGAGAACTACCTTTACACGCTCTGGAAATCAGGTGCGATGGCCGGTGCCAAACCCGACGAAGCTTATTTTGTGAAGCTGGGGCTGGGTGAAACCATGACAGCCAGACAAATCGAGGAAGGTCAAATGATTATAGTCATCGGAATTGCAGCGGTTCGTCCGGCCGAATTTACCATTCTGCAGTATTCCCACAAGATGCTGGAAGCCTGA
- a CDS encoding DUF4174 domain-containing protein gives MTQISSTDFRQDQPCTGKEISLESFQWENRILVISASHSDDETYQTQMDRFSSLEDEFLDRDLILISIFNEECSTLNGEAISDSSSQNIRERLSPKENGYSIFLIGKDSSVKLNQDELLEPDELFRVIDRMPMRQREMREGG, from the coding sequence ATGACTCAGATAAGCTCCACCGACTTTCGACAAGATCAACCCTGTACGGGTAAAGAGATTTCCCTCGAATCTTTTCAGTGGGAGAACAGAATCCTCGTGATTTCTGCATCTCATTCAGATGACGAAACCTACCAAACTCAAATGGACAGATTCTCTTCCCTTGAAGACGAATTCCTGGACCGAGACCTAATCTTGATCTCCATTTTTAATGAAGAGTGCTCCACACTTAATGGCGAGGCCATATCGGACTCATCAAGCCAAAACATCCGTGAGAGGCTATCACCAAAAGAAAACGGCTACTCCATCTTCCTGATCGGAAAAGACAGCAGTGTAAAACTCAACCAGGATGAGTTGCTGGAACCCGATGAACTTTTTCGTGTTATTGACCGTATGCCGATGCGTCAGCGTGAGATGAGAGAAGGCGGGTAG
- a CDS encoding PAS domain S-box protein, which translates to MATEICDVPFSVVNLIDNNEQKTLATYGKWEDTEIAGIQSICEKLDTEQDVRVINNIRKNTELKMSLTERDLETIGFYAGAPLKSDSGSRVGSLCLFDSKPRDLTDTQKECLRALANETVLKLHYYELNNHLNEKERELKRQSIFLENSTDITFMVQPESGKIIDVNNDIEQALGYSPDNLLNTRFMDLVATEEKSVKAVNEWLTPENKIDGRYSVDLQFINKENIKRWFECNFTCENGVWYCSAKDVNEQKEAVSGVHKLKEKFQKVVDVATDLVYELDWESKDLAWGDELTDILGYPHEERFVDYDWWIDKIHPDDLERVVHDVSSTLEGECEKLKLVYRIKTYDGSYKYVMNHNYVDHNEDGTPVKIIGAIVDISDLKEAKDQVERREKLLEELAEQTSTAIWIRDHEGKHLYMNQNYRDLFDLGEQNVIGKTVHDLFDKETARQFNENDQKVMSSGESHLFEESVETKTGTRFYKTNIFPLNGSNVGGVSVDITEEMERRKKLQISVEEKETLLREIHHRVKNNLAVVSGILYLQYFKEEDKKLREKLLDSTNRIKTMATIHELLYQSLSFTNLKLDKNISRLINGITSSYEVSVDLDTTYDLEPIILNINQAVPLSLIINEVVTNVLKHAFEEGDSGTIAVSLFETDGEITLIIKDNGKGLPDDFNPKGREKSLGLELIESLAGQLHAEYSYSSLEQGAQFKLTFKKEDIKGVGSSL; encoded by the coding sequence ATGGCAACTGAGATTTGCGATGTTCCATTCTCAGTTGTTAATCTTATTGATAATAATGAACAGAAAACGCTTGCCACTTACGGTAAGTGGGAGGATACTGAGATTGCCGGTATTCAAAGTATCTGCGAAAAGTTGGACACGGAACAGGACGTCCGGGTTATTAATAACATCCGTAAAAATACGGAACTCAAAATGTCTCTTACAGAAAGAGATTTGGAAACGATCGGCTTCTATGCCGGTGCCCCTCTGAAAAGCGACTCAGGTTCAAGAGTGGGTTCACTCTGTCTGTTCGACTCAAAACCGCGAGACCTCACCGATACACAAAAAGAGTGTTTGAGAGCCCTTGCTAACGAAACAGTTCTTAAGCTACACTACTACGAGCTAAATAATCACCTAAACGAGAAAGAAAGGGAGCTGAAAAGGCAATCTATTTTCCTGGAAAATTCGACTGACATCACGTTTATGGTTCAGCCTGAATCCGGAAAAATTATTGATGTAAATAATGATATTGAACAAGCATTGGGGTACTCTCCGGACAACCTGCTGAATACCCGTTTCATGGATTTGGTGGCAACTGAAGAAAAATCAGTCAAAGCCGTCAATGAATGGCTTACTCCGGAAAACAAGATTGATGGGCGATATTCCGTAGATCTCCAATTTATTAACAAAGAGAATATAAAACGGTGGTTTGAATGTAATTTCACCTGCGAAAATGGCGTATGGTATTGTTCTGCAAAAGATGTAAATGAACAAAAAGAAGCCGTGAGCGGTGTACACAAACTTAAGGAAAAATTCCAAAAAGTAGTGGATGTGGCTACAGATCTGGTTTATGAGCTGGATTGGGAGTCAAAGGATCTTGCATGGGGTGATGAGCTGACGGATATTCTCGGTTACCCACATGAAGAGCGGTTTGTGGATTACGACTGGTGGATTGACAAGATCCACCCGGATGACCTTGAAAGAGTTGTCCATGATGTTTCATCGACCTTGGAAGGTGAATGCGAGAAGTTGAAGCTGGTATACCGGATCAAGACGTATGATGGCTCGTATAAGTATGTAATGAATCACAATTATGTTGACCACAATGAGGATGGGACTCCGGTCAAAATTATCGGGGCTATTGTGGATATCAGTGATTTAAAAGAGGCGAAAGATCAGGTTGAACGACGTGAAAAGCTGTTGGAGGAGCTGGCAGAACAAACCTCCACGGCAATCTGGATTCGAGACCATGAAGGAAAGCATCTCTATATGAACCAAAATTATAGAGATCTTTTTGATCTTGGTGAACAGAATGTGATCGGTAAAACCGTTCACGACCTTTTTGATAAAGAGACCGCGCGTCAGTTTAACGAAAATGATCAGAAAGTGATGAGTTCAGGAGAGTCTCATCTGTTTGAAGAAAGCGTGGAGACAAAAACAGGAACACGGTTTTATAAGACCAATATCTTTCCGCTCAATGGTAGCAACGTAGGAGGAGTTTCGGTAGATATAACAGAAGAAATGGAGAGACGGAAAAAACTGCAAATTTCGGTGGAAGAGAAAGAGACGCTATTGAGAGAGATCCACCACAGAGTAAAAAATAACCTGGCTGTTGTTTCAGGGATATTGTATCTGCAGTATTTCAAAGAGGAGGATAAAAAGCTTCGGGAAAAACTGCTCGACAGTACCAATCGAATCAAAACGATGGCAACCATTCATGAGCTTCTCTACCAATCCTTAAGTTTCACCAATTTGAAGCTGGATAAAAACATCAGCAGGCTTATAAACGGAATTACCTCTTCATATGAGGTATCTGTAGATCTGGATACAACATACGACCTTGAACCGATCATTCTGAATATCAACCAAGCGGTTCCTCTATCCTTGATTATAAACGAAGTTGTAACCAATGTGTTAAAACATGCTTTTGAAGAGGGGGATTCCGGTACAATAGCTGTTTCTCTATTCGAAACAGATGGTGAAATCACCTTAATCATTAAAGATAACGGAAAAGGATTGCCTGATGATTTTAATCCGAAAGGCAGAGAAAAATCACTTGGGCTGGAGTTAATAGAGTCGCTGGCCGGCCAACTGCATGCAGAGTACTCTTATTCCTCGCTTGAGCAAGGAGCTCAATTTAAACTGACATTTAAAAAAGAGGATATTAAAGGTGTAGGTAGTTCTTTATGA
- a CDS encoding L-lactate permease, translating to MSALLAFIPILAAIVLMAGMNWPATKALPLSLLIAIAVAFFYWQMTLPFVFGYTFFGFLKALDILIIIFGAILILNTLKISGAMTTINNGFSGISTDRRVQVIIIGFMFGSFIEGAAGFGTPAALAGPLLVGLGFPPLAAAIVALIFNTVAVPFGAVGTPIFGAMSTLDTNLEQLGVASDTFMMSLTQWIAIPNLFAGVLLPLLGIMIMTRIFGKTKSIKPALAAAPFAIFAGAAFTVPYVLIAIIFGPELPSLVGAFVGLGIVVYAAKKDFLVPKDEWDFPEKESWPKIWRSNIDTGNTGEAKMSLLKAWAPYLLIAIILVVTRIPEFGLKNFLVDQELIFNNVANISGLTYELKWAYLPGTIPFILVAIITHFMYKMPFKDLKDAWILTFKQIKNAAIALFAGVGMVQLMLNSDVNTTGMDSMLTEMAVAASNLSGSAYPLFATAIGALGSFMSGSATVSNILFMSFQFETAVLLDFSPILITAMQGVGAGIGNMICVNNVVAVAATVGCIGAEGQIIRTNAVPALLYYLLITFIFGVLILAGFSPLTT from the coding sequence ATGAGTGCTCTGTTAGCCTTTATACCCATTCTTGCTGCTATTGTTTTGATGGCCGGAATGAACTGGCCCGCTACAAAAGCCCTGCCCTTATCTTTGCTGATAGCCATAGCGGTCGCCTTTTTCTACTGGCAGATGACGTTGCCATTTGTGTTTGGTTACACGTTTTTTGGTTTTTTAAAAGCATTGGACATACTCATCATCATTTTCGGGGCCATTCTTATTCTCAACACCCTGAAGATTTCAGGGGCTATGACAACGATAAACAATGGCTTTAGCGGAATTTCAACGGACAGACGAGTTCAAGTTATTATTATAGGATTCATGTTCGGTTCTTTTATTGAAGGTGCCGCCGGCTTTGGAACGCCTGCTGCCCTGGCCGGTCCGTTACTGGTAGGCTTAGGATTCCCACCTCTTGCTGCTGCCATTGTAGCCCTCATATTTAACACCGTTGCAGTTCCTTTCGGCGCTGTGGGAACTCCTATTTTCGGTGCCATGAGTACTCTCGACACCAATCTTGAGCAACTGGGAGTCGCGTCAGATACTTTTATGATGTCTCTGACCCAATGGATCGCCATCCCGAATTTATTTGCCGGAGTACTTCTTCCACTGCTCGGAATTATGATCATGACGCGCATATTTGGTAAAACCAAATCTATAAAACCGGCACTCGCGGCAGCACCTTTTGCAATCTTTGCCGGTGCCGCATTTACAGTTCCGTACGTGCTTATTGCCATTATATTCGGCCCGGAACTTCCTTCGCTTGTAGGTGCTTTCGTTGGTCTTGGAATTGTAGTTTATGCAGCCAAAAAAGATTTCCTCGTACCAAAAGATGAGTGGGATTTCCCCGAAAAAGAATCATGGCCTAAAATCTGGCGGTCTAATATTGACACCGGAAACACAGGAGAAGCAAAAATGTCTTTACTGAAAGCCTGGGCCCCATACCTGCTGATTGCCATTATTCTTGTAGTGACCAGAATTCCTGAATTCGGCCTGAAAAATTTCCTTGTAGACCAGGAGCTTATATTTAACAATGTCGCAAACATCTCCGGTCTGACGTATGAATTAAAATGGGCCTACTTACCGGGGACCATACCTTTTATACTGGTCGCAATTATCACTCACTTCATGTATAAAATGCCCTTCAAAGATTTAAAAGATGCATGGATACTCACGTTTAAACAGATAAAGAATGCGGCTATCGCCTTGTTTGCCGGCGTTGGCATGGTTCAACTTATGCTTAATTCTGATGTTAACACCACAGGCATGGACAGCATGCTTACGGAAATGGCGGTCGCGGCATCAAATTTATCCGGTTCAGCATATCCACTTTTTGCTACGGCCATAGGTGCCTTGGGCTCTTTTATGTCGGGTTCGGCAACCGTATCAAATATTCTGTTTATGTCGTTTCAGTTTGAAACCGCCGTCCTACTTGATTTTTCCCCCATACTCATTACGGCAATGCAGGGTGTTGGAGCAGGAATCGGAAATATGATTTGTGTTAATAATGTGGTTGCCGTCGCAGCCACGGTTGGATGTATTGGCGCTGAGGGACAAATCATTCGAACAAATGCAGTACCGGCCCTGCTCTACTATCTACTTATTACGTTTATTTTTGGTGTCCTTATCCTCGCCGGCTTTTCTCCTTTAACCACCTAA